A window of the Microbacterium sp. AZCO genome harbors these coding sequences:
- the rplK gene encoding 50S ribosomal protein L11, with protein sequence MAPKKKVTGLIKLQINAGAANPAPPIGPALGQHGVNIMEFCKAYNAATESQRGNVIPVEITVYEDRSFTFILKTPPAAELIKKAAGVPKGSKTPHTVKVAKLTKEQVRQIAETKMPDLNANDIEAASLIIAGTARSMGITVED encoded by the coding sequence ATGGCACCGAAGAAGAAGGTGACCGGCCTGATCAAGCTTCAGATCAACGCCGGTGCGGCCAACCCGGCGCCGCCGATCGGCCCCGCGCTCGGTCAGCATGGCGTCAACATCATGGAGTTCTGCAAGGCGTACAACGCCGCGACGGAGTCGCAGCGCGGCAACGTCATCCCCGTGGAGATCACCGTCTACGAGGACCGCAGCTTCACCTTCATCCTGAAGACGCCGCCGGCTGCGGAGCTCATCAAGAAGGCCGCCGGCGTGCCCAAGGGCTCGAAGACGCCTCACACGGTCAAGGTCGCGAAGCTCACCAAGGAGCAGGTCCGCCAGATCGCCGAGACGAAGATGCCCGACCTGAACGCGAACGACATCGAGGCTGCCTCGCTGATCATCGCCGGCACCGCCCGTTCCATGGGCATCACGGTCGAGGACTGA
- the rplA gene encoding 50S ribosomal protein L1, producing the protein MATKSKAYQAAAAKIAADKFYTPTEAVALAKETGSAKFDSTVEVALKLSVDPRKADQMVRGTVILPHGTGKTARVIVFATGPAAEAAIAAGADEVGGAELIEKVAGGYTAFDAAVSTPELMGQVGRLGKVLGPRGLMPNPKTGTVTPNPAKAVEEIKGGKIEFRVDKHANVHFVVGKASFSADQLDENFKAALEEIVRLKPSSSKGRYIQKGAVSTTFGPGIPLDVNAI; encoded by the coding sequence ATGGCTACGAAGTCCAAGGCCTACCAGGCCGCCGCCGCGAAGATCGCGGCTGACAAGTTCTACACGCCCACCGAGGCCGTCGCCCTGGCGAAGGAGACCGGTTCGGCGAAGTTCGACTCGACCGTCGAGGTCGCGCTCAAGCTCTCGGTCGACCCCCGCAAGGCCGACCAGATGGTGCGCGGCACCGTCATCCTCCCGCACGGCACGGGCAAGACCGCCCGCGTCATCGTCTTCGCGACGGGTCCGGCCGCCGAGGCCGCCATCGCCGCAGGCGCGGACGAGGTCGGCGGCGCCGAGCTCATCGAGAAGGTCGCCGGCGGCTACACCGCGTTCGACGCGGCGGTCTCCACGCCCGAGCTCATGGGCCAGGTCGGTCGTCTCGGCAAGGTGCTCGGCCCCCGCGGCCTCATGCCCAACCCGAAGACCGGCACCGTGACCCCCAACCCGGCCAAGGCCGTCGAGGAGATCAAGGGCGGCAAGATCGAGTTCCGCGTCGACAAGCACGCCAACGTGCACTTCGTCGTCGGCAAGGCCTCGTTCTCGGCCGACCAGCTGGACGAGAACTTCAAGGCCGCGCTCGAGGAGATCGTGCGCCTGAAGCCGTCGAGCTCGAAGGGCCGCTACATCCAGAAGGGCGCCGTGTCGACCACCTTCGGTCCCGGCATCCCGCTGGACGTCAACGCGATCTGA
- the secE gene encoding preprotein translocase subunit SecE: protein MVQDEPKGEVVAKSDATAPREKKPGFFARIALFIRQVFGELRKVVTPTRQELFKFTGVVLGFVVVMMALVYGLDLLFVWLTTVVFGVPAGA from the coding sequence ATGGTTCAAGACGAGCCGAAGGGCGAAGTCGTCGCCAAGAGCGACGCGACGGCACCCCGCGAGAAGAAGCCCGGCTTCTTCGCGCGCATTGCGCTCTTCATCCGTCAGGTCTTCGGGGAGCTTCGCAAGGTCGTCACGCCGACGCGCCAGGAGCTCTTCAAGTTCACTGGCGTCGTGCTCGGCTTCGTCGTCGTCATGATGGCGCTCGTCTACGGTCTCGATCTGCTGTTCGTCTGGCTGACGACCGTCGTCTTCGGCGTTCCGGCTGGGGCGTAA
- a CDS encoding DUF559 domain-containing protein, with translation MERVTGAVRQAGGVVRTAALRARGYSRRSIEGAVSSGLLTRPRNGWVADPTADPYLVAAARAGVVLTCHTEARRLGLWVLRDDTVHVAAPPHHHVGELRNGTHVHWARPIVPRHPDALVDPIENVLALVASCLPHEEALAVWESALRHELVLRESLERMPLPTAARSLLAECSSYSDSGLETFVPVRLRFLRLPIRQQIWLAGHAVDFLIGDRLVLQVDGGHHVGAQRRSDIAHDARLKLLGYHVIRVDFAQVVSAWPEVHDMIVRAVAQGLHRAA, from the coding sequence GTGGAACGTGTGACCGGAGCCGTTCGCCAGGCGGGGGGAGTGGTGCGCACCGCGGCGCTTCGCGCACGTGGGTATTCGCGCCGCAGCATCGAGGGCGCCGTGTCGTCCGGGCTGCTCACGCGTCCGCGCAACGGCTGGGTGGCCGACCCCACCGCGGACCCGTACCTGGTCGCGGCCGCGCGTGCCGGCGTCGTGCTCACGTGCCACACTGAGGCGCGCCGGCTCGGCCTGTGGGTTCTGCGTGACGACACGGTGCACGTCGCCGCGCCGCCGCATCATCACGTCGGCGAGCTGAGGAACGGCACTCACGTGCACTGGGCGCGGCCGATCGTGCCGCGGCATCCGGATGCCCTCGTGGATCCGATAGAGAACGTTCTGGCCCTCGTCGCCTCGTGCCTCCCACACGAAGAGGCGCTCGCCGTCTGGGAGTCGGCGCTGCGTCACGAGCTCGTTCTCCGCGAATCGCTGGAGCGGATGCCTCTGCCCACCGCCGCACGCTCCCTGCTGGCGGAGTGCTCGTCGTATTCCGACTCGGGACTCGAGACGTTCGTGCCTGTGCGGCTGCGGTTCCTGCGGCTGCCCATCCGGCAGCAGATCTGGCTGGCAGGCCACGCGGTCGACTTCCTCATCGGCGACCGGCTCGTGCTGCAGGTCGACGGCGGTCACCACGTGGGGGCACAGCGGCGCAGCGACATCGCCCACGATGCCCGGCTGAAGCTGCTCGGGTACCACGTCATCCGCGTCGACTTCGCCCAGGTCGTCTCCGCGTGGCCCGAGGTGCACGACATGATCGTGCGCGCCGTCGCACAGGGACTGCATCGGGCGGCCTGA
- a CDS encoding NAD-dependent succinate-semialdehyde dehydrogenase: MSDYAVVNPATGETLATYPTVSADELEAAIAQADAAYRTWRDTPVAERAARIRRVAELHRERRDELAEIIVREMGKPLAAAVGEVDFAADITEYYADNAEKVTGDQPIDIIGEGTAVIRRTPLGVLLGIMPWNFPYYQVARFAAPNIVVGNTILLKHAPQCPESAAAIAKIYEDAGLGDGVYTNVYATNDQAATIIADKRVQGVSVTGSERAGAAVAEIAGRNLKKVALELGGSDPFILLSTDDLDGAVQAAVDARLDNTGQSCNAAKRFIVQEGLYDAFLEKFTAAMTGAKVGDPFADDTVLGPLSSVTAAERLAAQVDKAVSQGARLVAGGTRDGAFYAPTVLADVTSDMDAYREEFFGPVGVVYKVADEDEAVAVANDTPFGLGSYVFTTDEEQAERVANRIDAGMVYVNVVLADSPELPFGGVKRSGTGREMGLLAADEFVNKKLIRIGA; this comes from the coding sequence ATGAGCGACTACGCCGTCGTGAACCCCGCCACGGGCGAGACCCTGGCGACCTACCCGACCGTGAGCGCCGATGAGCTCGAGGCCGCGATCGCGCAGGCGGATGCCGCCTACCGCACGTGGCGCGACACCCCCGTCGCGGAGCGTGCGGCCCGCATCCGCCGCGTCGCGGAGCTGCACCGCGAGCGCCGCGACGAGCTCGCGGAGATCATCGTGCGCGAGATGGGCAAGCCGCTCGCGGCGGCCGTCGGCGAGGTCGACTTCGCCGCCGACATCACCGAGTACTACGCCGACAACGCCGAGAAGGTCACCGGCGACCAGCCGATCGACATCATCGGCGAGGGCACGGCCGTCATCCGCCGCACGCCGCTGGGCGTGCTGCTCGGCATCATGCCGTGGAACTTCCCGTACTACCAGGTGGCGCGCTTCGCGGCGCCGAACATCGTCGTCGGCAACACGATCCTGCTCAAGCACGCTCCGCAGTGCCCCGAGTCGGCCGCGGCGATCGCGAAGATCTACGAGGATGCCGGCCTCGGCGACGGCGTGTATACGAACGTCTACGCCACCAACGACCAGGCGGCGACGATCATCGCCGACAAGCGCGTGCAGGGCGTATCCGTCACGGGCTCCGAGCGCGCCGGCGCCGCCGTGGCGGAGATCGCGGGCCGCAACCTCAAGAAGGTCGCGCTCGAGCTGGGCGGCTCCGACCCGTTCATCCTGCTGTCGACCGACGACCTCGACGGCGCCGTTCAGGCCGCCGTCGACGCGCGCCTGGACAACACGGGCCAGTCCTGCAACGCCGCCAAGCGCTTCATCGTGCAGGAGGGCCTCTACGACGCCTTCCTCGAGAAGTTCACGGCCGCGATGACCGGGGCGAAGGTGGGCGACCCGTTCGCCGACGACACGGTGCTCGGGCCCCTGTCCTCCGTCACGGCGGCCGAGCGGCTCGCGGCGCAGGTCGACAAGGCGGTGTCGCAGGGCGCGCGCCTGGTGGCGGGCGGCACGCGGGACGGCGCTTTCTACGCCCCCACCGTGCTCGCCGACGTGACGAGCGACATGGATGCCTACCGCGAGGAGTTCTTCGGACCCGTCGGCGTCGTCTATAAGGTGGCCGACGAGGACGAGGCGGTGGCCGTCGCGAACGACACGCCGTTCGGTCTCGGCTCGTACGTCTTCACGACCGACGAGGAGCAGGCCGAGCGCGTCGCGAACCGGATCGACGCCGGCATGGTCTACGTCAACGTCGTGCTGGCCGACTCGCCCGAGCTGCCGTTCGGCGGCGTCAAGCGCTCCGGCACGGGGCGCGAGATGGGGCTCCTCGCAGCTGACGAGTTCGTCAACAAGAAGCTGATCCGCATCGGCGCGTGA
- the nusG gene encoding transcription termination/antitermination protein NusG, which produces MSERYVDDADWATAAEQSSEDDEAQEGNVLSGQEHSVEPAEHVALHVVDDNDDDEDLADLDDIDIDDPEADAIVNDALNLDEAAETEAAAEVLNDSIAEEAAERVAAAADDVDPYDGPDVNGDPDEPVLGDEFLSDLADAEAEVDAEEEDPYEAFRAELRTLPGKWYVIHSYAGFERKVKANIEQRKSTLEVEEEIYQIEVPMEDVVEIKNGQRKMVTRVRIPGYVLVRMELNEDTWSVVRHTPGVTGFVGNAHNPTPLRFEEAFNMLKSLVEIKETVPAKAGAAKKGAAAAARVIPAEVDFEVGETITIKEGSFAGLPGTISEIKPESGKLTVLVSLFERETPVELSFDQVTKL; this is translated from the coding sequence GTGTCTGAAAGATATGTCGACGACGCCGATTGGGCGACGGCCGCTGAGCAGTCCTCCGAGGACGACGAGGCGCAGGAGGGCAACGTCCTCTCCGGCCAGGAGCACTCGGTAGAGCCCGCGGAGCACGTCGCGCTGCACGTCGTCGACGACAACGACGACGACGAAGACCTCGCCGACCTGGACGACATCGACATCGACGACCCTGAGGCGGACGCGATCGTGAACGACGCACTGAACCTGGACGAGGCCGCGGAGACCGAAGCCGCCGCCGAGGTGCTCAACGACTCCATCGCGGAGGAGGCCGCCGAGCGCGTCGCCGCCGCGGCCGACGACGTCGACCCGTACGACGGTCCCGACGTCAACGGCGACCCCGACGAGCCCGTGCTCGGCGACGAGTTCCTCAGCGACCTCGCCGACGCCGAGGCCGAGGTCGACGCCGAAGAGGAGGACCCGTACGAGGCGTTCCGCGCCGAGCTGCGCACCCTCCCGGGCAAGTGGTACGTCATCCACTCCTACGCCGGTTTCGAGCGCAAGGTGAAGGCCAACATCGAGCAGCGCAAGTCGACGCTCGAGGTCGAGGAGGAGATCTACCAGATCGAGGTCCCCATGGAGGACGTCGTGGAGATCAAGAACGGCCAGCGCAAGATGGTCACGCGCGTCCGCATCCCCGGCTACGTCCTCGTCCGCATGGAGCTCAACGAGGACACCTGGTCGGTCGTGCGCCACACGCCGGGCGTCACGGGCTTCGTGGGCAACGCCCACAACCCGACCCCGCTCCGCTTCGAAGAGGCCTTCAACATGCTGAAGAGCCTCGTCGAGATCAAGGAGACCGTCCCGGCCAAGGCCGGCGCGGCCAAGAAGGGCGCCGCCGCTGCCGCGCGCGTCATCCCGGCCGAGGTCGACTTCGAGGTCGGCGAGACCATCACGATCAAGGAGGGCTCGTTCGCGGGTCTTCCCGGCACGATCAGCGAGATCAAGCCCGAGAGCGGCAAGCTCACGGTCCTCGTCTCGCTCTTCGAGCGCGAGACCCCCGTCGAGCTGTCGTTCGACCAGGTCACCAAGCTCTGA
- a CDS encoding amino acid ABC transporter substrate-binding protein: MSRRAIVFTALAAASVALLTACSGGAAPAASSGAAADDYGLATPGTLTVATEGTYRPFSYHDDGSGDLTGFDVEIITAVADKLGLEVKFQETQWDAIFAGLDAGRSDVIANQVSINDERKAKYLFSEPYTISPGVIVVKEGDDSIKSFDDLAGKTTAQSLTSNWYELAQSSGANVQAVEGWAQAVALLEQGRVDATVNDNLTFLDYEKTNGPSGLKIAAETDDPAQNAFAFTKKKQSLVDAVDKALDELREDGTLAKISDKYFGADVTQ; this comes from the coding sequence ATGTCCCGCCGCGCCATCGTCTTCACCGCTCTCGCCGCAGCATCCGTCGCCCTCCTCACGGCCTGCAGCGGTGGAGCCGCCCCCGCCGCATCGAGCGGAGCAGCAGCCGACGACTACGGTCTCGCGACCCCGGGCACGCTCACCGTGGCGACGGAGGGCACCTACCGCCCCTTCAGCTACCACGACGACGGCTCGGGCGACCTCACCGGCTTCGACGTCGAGATCATCACCGCGGTCGCCGACAAGCTCGGGCTCGAGGTGAAGTTCCAGGAGACGCAGTGGGACGCGATCTTCGCCGGCCTCGACGCCGGTCGCTCTGACGTCATCGCCAACCAGGTGTCGATCAACGACGAGCGCAAGGCGAAGTACCTCTTCAGCGAGCCGTACACGATCTCGCCCGGCGTCATCGTGGTGAAGGAGGGCGACGACTCGATCAAGAGCTTCGACGACCTCGCGGGCAAGACCACTGCCCAGTCGCTCACGAGCAACTGGTACGAGCTCGCCCAGTCGAGCGGCGCGAACGTCCAGGCCGTCGAGGGCTGGGCGCAGGCCGTCGCACTCCTCGAGCAGGGCCGCGTCGACGCGACGGTCAACGACAACCTGACCTTCCTCGACTACGAGAAGACGAACGGTCCGTCGGGTCTCAAGATCGCCGCCGAGACCGACGACCCGGCTCAGAACGCCTTCGCCTTCACCAAGAAGAAGCAGTCGCTCGTCGACGCCGTCGACAAGGCGCTCGATGAGCTCCGCGAGGACGGCACGCTCGCGAAGATCAGCGACAAGTACTTCGGCGCCGACGTCACCCAGTGA